The proteins below come from a single Danio aesculapii chromosome 23, fDanAes4.1, whole genome shotgun sequence genomic window:
- the syap1 gene encoding synapse-associated protein 1, protein MFKSWSSWLSGDAENEEEKKKSESAETEEEKKNINTPPSEDPQAGGLSGFILNLASNATKKISESVAETAQSIKKTVEESNIDGIIDKTILGDFQKEQEKFVLEKNAKKTDVAVPPWVGYNEEETIQQQILALSADKRNFLRDPPAGVQFQFDFQHMYPVALVMLQEDELLNRMRFDLVPKQVKEDVFWRNYFYRVSLIKQSAQLTALAAQQQAAEKRDEEKSDQSISESIRPKTPPVSISSKTKTTEIEEDISTSPGVSEFVSDAFDTCDINQEDLRNEMKQLVLDKKDEETPDWEKELQQELQEYEVVVDTENRDDNWDREIEEMLQDDS, encoded by the exons ATGTTTAAGAGCTGGAGCTCGTGGCTTAGTGGAGACGCGGAAAacgaggaggagaagaagaagagcgAATCCGCGGAGACCGAAGAGGAGAAGAAGAACATAAACACACCGCCGAGTGAAGATCCACAGGCCGGGGGACTCAGCG GCTTCATCCTAAATCTGGCCAGTAATGCCACGAAGAAGATCTCAGAGTCTGTGGCAGAAACGGCTCAGAGCATCAAGAAAACAGTGGAGGAGAGCAACATCGACGGCATCATCGACAAG ACCATTTTAGGAGATTTTCAGAAGGAACAAGAAAAATTTGTCCTGGagaaaaatgcaaagaaaacag ACGTAGCCGTGCCTCCGTGGGTGGGATACAATGAAGAGGAAACCATTCAGCAGCAGATCCTCGCTTTATCTGCT GACAAGAGAAACTTCCTGCGGGATCCTCCAGCTGGAGTACAGTTCCAGTTTGACTTCCAGCACATGTATCCCGTTGCCCTCGTCATGTTGCAGGAGGATGAGCTGCTCAACCGGATGCGCTTCGACCTTGTCCCCAAACA ggtGAAGGAGGACGTGTTCTGGAGGAATTATTTCTACCGCGTGTCTCTGATCAAGCAGTCAGCTCAGCTCACGGCTCTCGCTGCGCAACAGCAGGCGGCGGAGAAACGAGACGAGGAGAAGAGCGACCAGAGCATCTCAG AGAGCATCAGACCCAAGACCCCTCCTGTGTCCATCAGCAGTAAAACCAAGACCACTGAG ATAGAGGAAGACATCTCCACCAGCCCCGGTGTGTCTGAGTTCGTGAGCGACGCCTTCGACACCTGCGATATAAACCAGGAGGACCTGCGGAACGAGATGAAGCAGCTGGTGCTGGACAAGAAAGACG AAGAGACGCCTGATTGGGAGAAGGAGTTACAGCAGGAGCTTCAGGAGTACGAGGTGGTGGTCGATACAGAAAACCGTGACGATAACTGGGACCGCGAGATCGAGGAGATGCTGCAGGACGACAGCTAA